A genomic window from Clostridium aceticum includes:
- a CDS encoding sugar phosphate isomerase/epimerase family protein encodes MKKIVEKEGITLSFHAPEDIPLYHLHSVVRKAGLARLKECIDFAAEIGGRKITFHCGDSVCFTQTDKKIYLQHIFADDFAELLKESLIELRDYAIGKIMPCVENVGKFNDMVKSVLEELLPQGNLYLTWDIGHSYGQQENEAFFLKNLSYIGNCHIHDHNGTQDHQVIGEGKIHFPYYFNLLKDIDTSFILEVRPVMKALISRNNLKEILKEY; translated from the coding sequence ATTAAGAAAATAGTAGAGAAAGAAGGAATTACCTTGAGCTTTCATGCTCCAGAGGACATTCCTCTGTACCATCTCCATTCTGTAGTTCGAAAAGCAGGATTAGCGCGATTAAAGGAATGTATTGATTTTGCTGCAGAAATAGGAGGTAGAAAAATCACCTTCCACTGCGGAGACTCTGTATGCTTTACTCAGACAGATAAAAAGATCTATCTACAGCATATCTTTGCAGATGATTTTGCAGAGCTGTTAAAGGAAAGTCTTATAGAACTGAGAGATTATGCCATCGGCAAAATTATGCCCTGTGTTGAAAATGTAGGAAAATTTAATGATATGGTAAAGAGTGTATTAGAGGAACTACTGCCTCAAGGAAATCTCTACCTTACATGGGATATAGGTCATTCTTATGGGCAACAAGAGAATGAAGCCTTTTTCTTGAAAAATTTAAGCTATATAGGAAACTGTCATATTCATGATCATAACGGCACACAGGATCATCAAGTGATCGGGGAAGGCAAGATACATTTTCCGTATTATTTTAATTTGTTAAAAGACATTGATACATCTTTTATTTTAGAAGTTCGACCAGTGATGAAAGCCTTGATTTCAAGAAATAATTTGAAGGAAATATTAAAAGAATACTAA